Part of the Desulfohalovibrio reitneri genome is shown below.
AAGGTGTAGCCGTTGTTCTCCACCTTTTCGTCGGTATCACGCGGCTCATCCAGAGCCAGCGAAAGCCTCGGGCCTGCTCAACCGCCGGTGGCGAGATACACGCGGATGGGAGAGACCTCCTTGTCCGCGAAGTACTTGTCCAGTTGCTCCTTGGCGGAGTCGGTGACTTCGATCATCAAGTTCTCCTTGCAGATTGCTCTTTGTCCTATGAAGACTAAACGGCGAGCGGCCTTTGTCAACGAGGAAAAGGCAAATTGCAAGGTCTGTGCGAATTTTCACGATCTTTCCAGGCGGATTTTCGTGCCGCCCCGTACGTACAATCCATTGCGCGAAGCCCCTGCCTGCTCTATAAGGGCCTTTTTCGAGGAGGAACCCATGGAAGCAGATCGCGTCATCGCCTCGGGCGAGGAAATGGAAGGCATGATCCAGCGGCTGGCCGAGGAGATCGCCTCCGGCCACGGGGACCTCACCGAACTGGCTCTGGTGGGCATCCAGCGCAGGGGGGCCGACCTGGCCGACAGGCTGAAAACCATGCTGGACGGCAGGGGGAACGTCCGGGTGCCCCTGGGCAAGCTGGATATCAACCTCTACCGCGAC
Proteins encoded:
- a CDS encoding IscA/HesB family protein produces the protein MIEVTDSAKEQLDKYFADKEVSPIRVYLATGGUAGPRLSLALDEPRDTDEKVENNGYTFVMDKELYDKAQPVTIDMSYLGFQVNSNLELGGGGCASSCGSGGSCAC